In one Cronobacter dublinensis subsp. dublinensis LMG 23823 genomic region, the following are encoded:
- a CDS encoding MIP/aquaporin family protein, which produces MSQTSTLKGQCIAEFLGTGLLIFFGVGCVAALKVAGASFGQWEISIIWGLGVAMAIYLTAGVSGAHLNPAVTIALWLFACFDGRKVVPFIFSQFAGAFCAAALVYGLYYNLFLDYEQTHHMVRGSVESLDLAGIFSTYPNPHINLMQAFAVEMVITAILMGVIMALGDDGNGIPRGPLAPLLIGLLIAVIGASMGPLTGFAMNPARDLGPKAFAWLAGWGNVAFTGGRDIPYFLVPALGPVVGAALGAFGYRKLIGRHLPCDIREEEADKASAASAQQKASL; this is translated from the coding sequence ATGAGTCAAACATCAACCTTAAAAGGCCAGTGCATCGCCGAATTCCTCGGTACCGGGTTGTTGATTTTCTTCGGTGTGGGCTGCGTGGCGGCGCTGAAAGTGGCAGGAGCCAGTTTCGGACAGTGGGAAATCAGCATCATCTGGGGTCTGGGCGTGGCGATGGCCATCTACCTGACTGCAGGCGTTTCCGGCGCGCATCTCAACCCGGCGGTAACCATCGCGTTGTGGCTGTTTGCCTGTTTCGACGGGCGCAAAGTTGTTCCTTTTATCTTTTCTCAATTTGCCGGCGCCTTTTGCGCAGCGGCGTTAGTTTACGGGCTTTACTACAATCTTTTTCTCGATTACGAACAGACTCACCACATGGTTCGCGGCAGCGTCGAAAGTCTCGATCTGGCCGGTATTTTCTCCACCTATCCCAACCCGCATATCAACCTGATGCAGGCGTTTGCGGTTGAAATGGTCATTACCGCTATTCTGATGGGCGTCATTATGGCGCTGGGTGATGATGGCAACGGTATTCCGCGTGGCCCGCTGGCGCCGCTGCTGATTGGCCTGCTGATTGCGGTTATCGGTGCCTCGATGGGCCCGCTGACCGGCTTCGCCATGAACCCGGCGCGCGATTTAGGACCGAAGGCGTTCGCCTGGCTCGCGGGCTGGGGCAATGTCGCCTTCACCGGCGGTCGCGACATTCCTTACTTCCTGGTGCCGGCGCTCGGTCCTGTGGTGGGCGCAGCCCTTGGCGCGTTCGGCTACCGCAAACTGATTGGCCGCCATTTACCGTGCGACATACGCGAGGAAGAAGCGGATAAAGCTTCTGCCGCCAGCGCACAACAGAAAGCTTCGCTGTAA
- the zapB gene encoding septal ring assembly protein ZapB — translation MSFEVFEKLEAKVQQAVDTITLLQMEIEELKDKNNHLAQEVQNAQGSREALEQENHQLREQQHVWQERLQALLGKMEEV, via the coding sequence ATGTCATTTGAAGTGTTTGAGAAACTGGAAGCGAAAGTACAGCAGGCTGTTGATACCATCACCCTGCTGCAGATGGAAATCGAAGAGCTGAAAGACAAGAACAATCATCTTGCTCAGGAAGTGCAGAACGCCCAGGGCAGCCGCGAAGCGCTGGAGCAGGAAAACCATCAGCTGCGTGAACAGCAGCATGTCTGGCAGGAACGCCTTCAGGCGCTGCTGGGTAAAATGGAAGAAGTGTGA
- the rraA gene encoding ribonuclease E activity regulator RraA gives MKYDTSELCDIYQEEVNVVEPLFSNFGGRSSFGGQIITVKCFEDNGLLYELLEENGRGRVLLVDGGGSVRRALIDAELARLAVQNEWEGIVVYGAVRQVDDLAELDVGIQALAAIPVGAAGEGIGESDVRVNFGGVTFFSGDHLYADNTGIILSEDPLDIE, from the coding sequence ATGAAATACGATACTTCTGAGCTTTGTGACATCTACCAGGAAGAGGTCAACGTTGTGGAGCCTCTGTTCTCCAACTTCGGCGGTCGCTCTTCTTTTGGCGGGCAAATCATCACGGTGAAATGTTTCGAGGACAACGGGTTGCTGTATGAGCTGCTCGAAGAAAATGGCCGCGGACGCGTTTTACTGGTTGATGGCGGCGGTTCGGTACGCCGCGCCCTGATTGATGCGGAACTGGCGCGCCTTGCGGTGCAGAACGAATGGGAAGGAATTGTGGTCTACGGTGCCGTGCGTCAGGTAGACGACCTCGCGGAACTGGATGTCGGCATCCAGGCGCTGGCGGCGATCCCGGTGGGAGCGGCAGGCGAAGGCATCGGCGAGAGCGACGTGCGCGTGAATTTCGGCGGCGTCACCTTCTTCTCCGGTGACCATCTCTACGCGGACAACACCGGCATTATCCTTTCCGAAGATCCGCTGGATATCGAGTAA
- the menA gene encoding 1,4-dihydroxy-2-naphthoate polyprenyltransferase — protein sequence MNTHSHSVNRTQAWLESLRPRTLPLAFSAIMVGSALAWWQGYFDPVITLLALLTAGLLQILSNLANDYGDAVKGSDKPDRIGPLRGMQKGAITAPQMKRAILLTVALICLSGLALVYVACRSMADVLGFLALGALSILAAITYTIGTRPYGYMGLGDISVLVFFGWLSVLGSWYLQAHTLISPLWLPATACGLLAAAVLNINNLRDIDSDRRNGKNTLAVRLGPLAARRYHAALLAGAPGCLAAFNLLWLQSPWGWLFLLATPLLVRQARFVLRETEPAAMRPMLERTVKAALLVNLLFIVGLVLSQRLG from the coding sequence ATGAATACACACTCGCATTCGGTAAACCGTACTCAGGCCTGGCTTGAAAGCCTGCGCCCGCGCACGCTGCCGCTGGCTTTTTCCGCCATTATGGTGGGCAGCGCGCTCGCCTGGTGGCAGGGCTATTTCGATCCTGTCATTACGCTGCTGGCGCTGCTGACCGCCGGGCTGCTGCAAATCCTCTCCAATCTTGCCAACGACTATGGCGACGCCGTGAAAGGCAGCGACAAGCCGGACCGCATCGGCCCGCTGCGAGGGATGCAGAAAGGCGCTATCACCGCGCCGCAGATGAAGCGCGCTATCCTGCTGACCGTGGCGCTGATTTGTCTCTCCGGGCTGGCGCTGGTCTATGTAGCCTGTCGCAGCATGGCTGACGTGCTCGGGTTTCTCGCGCTCGGCGCGCTCTCGATTCTCGCGGCGATCACCTACACCATCGGCACGCGCCCTTACGGCTACATGGGGCTTGGCGATATCTCAGTGCTGGTGTTCTTCGGCTGGCTGAGCGTGCTTGGCAGCTGGTATTTACAGGCCCACACGCTTATCTCCCCGCTCTGGCTACCGGCGACCGCCTGCGGCTTGCTGGCGGCGGCGGTGCTGAATATCAATAACCTGCGGGATATCGACAGCGACCGGCGCAACGGTAAGAACACGCTGGCGGTGCGTCTCGGCCCGCTGGCGGCGCGTCGTTATCACGCGGCCCTGCTGGCGGGCGCGCCGGGCTGTCTCGCCGCGTTTAATCTGCTCTGGCTGCAAAGCCCGTGGGGATGGCTGTTTCTGCTGGCGACGCCGCTGCTGGTGCGTCAGGCGCGCTTCGTACTGCGTGAAACCGAGCCCGCCGCCATGCGCCCGATGCTTGAACGCACCGTGAAAGCGGCCCTGCTGGTGAACCTGCTGTTTATCGTCGGGCTCGTCCTCAGCCAGCGGCTGGGTTAA
- the hslU gene encoding HslU--HslV peptidase ATPase subunit, with protein MSEMTPREIVSELNKHIIGQDAAKRSVAIALRNRWRRMQLNEELRHEVTPKNILMIGPTGVGKTEIARRLAKLANAPFIKVEATKFTEVGYVGKEVDSIIRDLTDSAIKMVRMQSIEKNRYRAEEMAEERILDVLIPPAKNNWGQPEQQQEPSAARQAFRKKLREGELDDKEIEINLAAAPMGVEIMAPPGMEEMTSQLQSMFQNLGGQKQKPRKLKIKDAMKLLVEEEAAKLVNPEELKEQAIEAVEQHGIVFIDEIDKICKRGNVSGPDVSREGVQRDLLPLVEGCTVSTKHGMVKTDHILFIASGAFQVASPSDLIPELQGRLPIRVELQALTAEDFERILTEPNASVTVQYKALMETEGVHIEFTDDGIKRIAQAAWQVNETTENIGARRLHTVLERLMEDISYDASDLGGQTITIDADYVSKHLDALVADEDLSRFIL; from the coding sequence ATGTCTGAAATGACTCCACGCGAAATTGTCAGCGAACTCAATAAACACATTATCGGCCAGGACGCGGCGAAGCGTTCTGTCGCCATCGCGCTGCGTAACCGCTGGCGCCGTATGCAGTTGAATGAAGAGCTGCGCCATGAAGTCACGCCGAAAAACATTCTGATGATTGGCCCGACCGGCGTCGGTAAAACCGAAATCGCCCGTCGTCTGGCGAAGCTCGCCAATGCGCCGTTTATTAAAGTCGAAGCGACCAAATTCACCGAAGTGGGCTATGTCGGTAAAGAAGTGGACTCCATCATCCGCGATCTGACCGACTCCGCGATTAAAATGGTGCGCATGCAGTCGATTGAGAAAAACCGCTACCGCGCCGAAGAGATGGCCGAAGAGCGCATTCTCGACGTGCTGATCCCGCCGGCGAAAAACAACTGGGGCCAGCCGGAACAGCAGCAGGAGCCGTCCGCCGCGCGTCAGGCGTTTCGCAAAAAGCTGCGCGAAGGCGAGCTCGACGATAAAGAGATTGAAATCAACCTGGCCGCCGCGCCGATGGGCGTAGAAATTATGGCGCCTCCGGGTATGGAAGAGATGACCAGCCAGCTGCAGTCAATGTTCCAGAACCTGGGCGGCCAGAAACAGAAACCGCGCAAGCTCAAAATCAAAGACGCGATGAAACTGCTGGTGGAAGAAGAAGCCGCCAAGCTGGTCAACCCGGAAGAGCTGAAAGAGCAGGCTATCGAAGCCGTTGAGCAGCACGGCATCGTGTTTATCGATGAGATCGATAAAATCTGTAAGCGCGGCAACGTCTCCGGCCCGGATGTCTCGCGTGAAGGCGTACAGCGCGACCTGCTGCCGCTGGTGGAAGGCTGCACCGTTTCGACGAAACACGGCATGGTAAAAACCGACCATATCCTGTTTATCGCCTCCGGCGCATTCCAGGTAGCGAGCCCGTCCGATCTCATCCCGGAACTGCAGGGCCGTCTGCCTATCCGCGTTGAATTACAGGCGCTGACCGCTGAAGATTTCGAGCGCATCCTGACCGAACCGAACGCCTCGGTAACGGTGCAGTACAAAGCGCTAATGGAAACCGAAGGCGTGCATATCGAATTTACCGACGATGGCATCAAGCGTATCGCCCAGGCGGCGTGGCAGGTGAACGAGACCACCGAAAACATCGGCGCGCGTCGTCTGCATACCGTGCTGGAGCGTCTGATGGAAGATATCTCCTATGACGCCAGCGATCTGGGCGGCCAGACTATCACTATTGACGCCGATTATGTGAGCAAACACCTGGATGCGCTGGTGGCAGATGAAGATCTGAGCCGTTTTATCTTATAA
- the hslV gene encoding ATP-dependent protease subunit HslV: protein MTTIVSVRRNGQVVIGGDGQATLGNTVMKGNVKKVRRLYNDKVIAGFAGGTADAFTLFELFERKLEMHQGHLVKAAVELAKDWRTDRMLRRLEALLAVADENASLIITGNGDVVQPENDLIAIGSGGPYAQAAARALLENTELGARDIVEKSLGIAGDICIYTNHFLTIEELSSKA from the coding sequence GTGACAACAATAGTAAGTGTGCGCCGCAACGGCCAGGTAGTGATCGGTGGCGACGGCCAGGCCACCCTGGGCAACACCGTAATGAAAGGCAACGTGAAAAAAGTTCGCCGTCTGTATAACGACAAAGTTATCGCGGGCTTCGCGGGCGGTACCGCTGACGCCTTCACCCTGTTTGAACTCTTTGAACGCAAACTGGAAATGCACCAGGGCCACCTGGTGAAAGCCGCCGTTGAACTGGCGAAAGACTGGCGTACCGACCGTATGCTGCGCCGTCTTGAAGCGCTGCTGGCGGTGGCGGATGAAAACGCCTCGCTGATTATCACCGGTAACGGCGATGTCGTGCAGCCGGAAAACGATCTGATCGCCATTGGTTCCGGCGGCCCTTACGCGCAGGCTGCGGCACGCGCGCTGCTGGAAAACACCGAGCTTGGCGCTCGTGACATCGTGGAGAAGTCGCTGGGGATCGCGGGTGATATCTGCATCTACACCAACCACTTCCTCACCATCGAAGAACTCTCCTCTAAAGCGTAA
- the ftsN gene encoding cell division protein FtsN, translating into MAQRDYVRRGQPTPARRKKTNTRKKQRNLPAVSPAMVAIAAAALVAFIGGLYFITHHKKEESETLPGHKVAGNGLPPKPEERWRYIKELESRQPGVLKPTEPSAGGEIMNPDQLTNEQRQLLDQMQADMRQQPTQLSEVPWNEQTPAQRQQTLQRQRQLQQQQQMQQWNNTAQQPTRTAPRTETPRVETRQAPAYQQPQTRTVQTQQPARSTQTQTRQPQTSNAPYQDLLQTPPHTTQRETAQSKPAQTAPVTRETEAAKPAEKKDERRWMVQCGSFKGTEQAETVRAQLAFEGFDSRITSNNGWNRVVIGPIKGKDSADGTLNRLKMAGHSNCIRLASGG; encoded by the coding sequence GTGGCACAACGAGATTATGTACGCCGCGGACAGCCGACGCCCGCGCGGCGCAAGAAAACCAACACCCGCAAAAAGCAACGTAACCTGCCTGCTGTTTCACCGGCGATGGTCGCTATCGCAGCGGCGGCGCTGGTCGCCTTTATTGGTGGTCTGTACTTTATTACGCATCATAAGAAAGAAGAGTCGGAAACCCTGCCGGGCCATAAAGTCGCGGGCAACGGCCTGCCGCCCAAGCCGGAAGAGCGCTGGCGGTATATTAAAGAGCTGGAAAGCCGCCAGCCAGGCGTGCTGAAACCCACCGAGCCTTCCGCCGGCGGCGAAATCATGAATCCGGATCAGCTGACCAACGAACAGCGCCAGTTGCTCGATCAGATGCAGGCCGATATGCGCCAGCAGCCGACGCAGCTTAGCGAAGTGCCGTGGAACGAACAGACCCCGGCGCAGCGCCAGCAGACGCTGCAACGCCAGAGACAGCTTCAGCAGCAACAGCAGATGCAGCAGTGGAACAACACCGCGCAGCAGCCGACCCGTACCGCGCCGCGCACGGAAACGCCGCGCGTTGAAACCCGTCAGGCACCGGCTTACCAACAGCCGCAAACCCGCACGGTGCAGACGCAGCAGCCTGCGCGCTCCACGCAGACCCAGACGCGTCAGCCGCAGACGAGCAACGCGCCGTATCAGGATCTGCTGCAGACGCCGCCGCATACCACGCAGCGTGAAACCGCGCAGAGCAAGCCTGCGCAAACCGCGCCGGTCACGCGTGAGACCGAAGCCGCGAAGCCTGCCGAGAAGAAAGACGAGCGCCGCTGGATGGTGCAGTGCGGTTCGTTCAAAGGCACCGAGCAGGCCGAAACTGTTCGCGCCCAGCTGGCGTTTGAAGGTTTTGACTCGCGCATTACGTCCAACAACGGCTGGAACCGCGTCGTGATCGGCCCGATTAAAGGCAAAGATAGCGCCGACGGCACCCTCAACCGCCTGAAGATGGCGGGCCATTCAAACTGCATTCGTCTCGCCTCCGGGGGTTGA
- the cytR gene encoding DNA-binding transcriptional regulator CytR, producing MKSKKQVAAATMKDVAVRARVSTATVSRALMNPEKVSQATRNRVEQAAIDVGYLPGSLNRNLKRNESRTILVIVPDICDPFFSEIIRGIEVTAAEQGYLVLIGDCAHQNQQEKTFIDLIITKQIDGMLLLGSRLPFDASKEEQRNLPPMVMANEFAPELELPTVHIDNLTAAFNAVNYLHELGHQRIACIAGPEEMPLCHYRLQGYVQALRRSGMTVDPHYIARGDFTFEAGASALEQLLSLPQPPTAIFCHSDVMALGAMSMAKRRGYRIPDDISIIGFDNIALAEFCDPPLTTVAQPRFDIGREAMLLLLSQLNGHTVSSGSRLLDCELVLRGTTRAPKPRN from the coding sequence GTGAAGTCCAAAAAGCAGGTTGCCGCCGCAACCATGAAAGATGTCGCCGTTCGCGCCAGGGTGTCTACCGCGACGGTATCCCGTGCTTTAATGAACCCGGAAAAAGTCTCGCAGGCCACCCGCAACCGTGTGGAGCAGGCCGCCATCGACGTGGGTTATCTGCCCGGATCGCTTAACCGCAACCTGAAGCGCAACGAATCGCGCACTATCCTGGTGATTGTCCCGGACATCTGCGACCCATTTTTCAGCGAAATCATTCGCGGCATTGAAGTCACGGCGGCGGAACAGGGCTATCTGGTGCTGATTGGCGACTGCGCGCATCAGAACCAGCAGGAAAAAACCTTCATCGACCTCATCATCACCAAACAGATAGACGGCATGCTGCTGCTGGGCTCGCGCCTGCCGTTTGACGCCAGCAAAGAGGAGCAGCGCAACCTGCCGCCGATGGTGATGGCGAACGAATTCGCGCCGGAGCTGGAGCTGCCGACGGTGCATATCGACAACCTTACCGCCGCGTTTAACGCCGTGAACTACCTGCATGAGCTGGGCCATCAGCGCATCGCCTGCATCGCGGGCCCGGAAGAGATGCCGCTGTGCCATTATCGGTTGCAGGGCTACGTCCAGGCGCTGCGCCGCAGCGGCATGACGGTGGACCCGCACTATATCGCTCGCGGCGATTTTACCTTTGAAGCGGGCGCCAGCGCGCTCGAACAGCTGCTGAGCCTGCCGCAGCCGCCGACGGCGATTTTCTGCCACAGCGACGTGATGGCGCTCGGCGCGATGTCGATGGCGAAGCGTCGCGGCTACCGCATACCGGACGACATCTCCATTATCGGCTTTGATAACATCGCGTTAGCCGAGTTCTGCGATCCGCCGCTGACCACCGTCGCGCAGCCGCGTTTTGATATCGGCCGCGAAGCCATGCTGCTGCTGCTCAGCCAGCTTAACGGACACACCGTCAGCAGCGGTTCGCGTCTGCTGGATTGCGAACTGGTGCTGCGCGGCACCACCCGCGCCCCGAAGCCGCGAAATTAA